A stretch of DNA from Tigriopus californicus strain San Diego chromosome 11, Tcal_SD_v2.1, whole genome shotgun sequence:
GTGGTTTATTGGTGACCATAACTGCCATTCAAGTACTTGGAGCAATCTATGCTTTTGTAGAAAGGATCCTTGTTTTACAAACGCCTTTTGGCGATGATTGCTTCCCAATTTCCATAATCAAAAGAGACTTTTCAATCAGAATATATTTTGCCTTAAGAAAACAAATGCGACAGTGGTATAGTTGAGAGCATAGCTGCCTTCCAAGCAGTTGCCTTGGGTTTGATTCCGGGCCGTTGCTAtatggtgttcaaaaagccccatcaagtttccagggaaattcctAAACACATCTTGTTACATTTCTGCTTCGCAAAATaatagggaacaactttcattttattaatttatGATATTCTAGCCCCGCATAAAACACTttcatgcctaaaaacattataaaaattaacattttcagAAACCtaaacgatgaaaattgggagctAATTAAGTAGCACTTGATTACAAATTATGATATGTTTTatctcctaaatcgttcattttattccaagtaagcacttcatactaccacaagatcttgctgaatagatgaacttggccaaatttgagcccaaacctacgctttttctctggaaactcgatagggctttttgatcACTGAGTGGGGtaagcatgattttgaaaaaatgaggttGACTTACAGTTTTCTTCGAATCCTACTTCTTTGGGAACGTTTTCTGTGGATTTTTCCAAACATCTGTCCCCGTCATATGTATAGCCAGGTGGACAAGCACAGGATCCTCTGTAACAATTTGGCACCACTTCTTGTGGACTCTGGGCTTGACCTCTGTCGAGCTGATTCTGGGACGGATTTAGAGATGAGTTTCGTTCCTTTGAAACACCACTTGGATTATTTTGTGAGGTAGCCGACGGTTCTGGATAACAGGAGAAGCCATCTCCTCGATAACCTTGCTGGCATTCGCAAGAAAACCTGCCAGAGTAGTCTCCCAAACAATCGGCATATGGGGAGCAATTGTCCAGGGTCAAGCAAGTTTCTGAAAAGCAACAAATGTCCTTGGGAGAGTGGTAATTGACAAAGGTTTGAGCCACTTACCTTCTTTCAGGTAACAAGATAATCCATCACCTTCGAACCCACTTTTACATTTGCATTGAAACGTTCCATGTTGACCATCGAATGCACACATGGCGTCAGCGTGACAATTTTGAGCTTGTCTACAATCCACCTctaaaaaatgtgttcaaaatttGTACTGTTATAGGCAGCAAATCGGCACGAGCAGTAAATACAGAAGTGACAAGCAACAAATGTAAAAGATATAGTGATGTAAATTACATCTTTTTTACCCAATACagtcgaacttcgatttaatGGTAAATTTTGATTTAACGATATTTTTGTCGCTTACAAAACACTGTACagtcgaacttcgatttaacgatgGATTTAGTTGCTTATAAAGCATATTTCACGTTTTATGCATATTTGTGTTATGGATACCATGTTTTTGCAAGTAACGGACAAAGCCTAGCCGAGTGTTTGAAAATCACGATTGGAACTTCTAAATAAGAAAGTACACCTAAAATCTACAAGCTTACAAAACATGGATAATTGAGACATAGTATTGTGGCTTTAAACCTAATGACATCATTTCGTCGTCTTTTCACATATTTTAGATTAACCATTCCGGGAACATTCACTTCTTTCTTGCGCTGCTCTGCTTAaacaagcaatatttttttttattttttttttgcaaagagCAAGCGCGATTAAGGGTCGACAAATGTCGTTTCTTTAAATTGAATTTCGTCAAGAACAGGCGAGACAGGCTCAAAAAGGCACATCTTGAGTTATTCCCATTCGTCACTAAGAGATTATTATTGCAATTCATCAATGAATTAATGTGCAGGGtgtttgaaatgaagaggAACGCCTAAAAATGGTTATAACTCTAGCATTTATGGactaacaaaaaagtgttcaagGAGAGAAAGATGTAAAAAGTGTCATTTTGTAAGTGGTTTTATTCACAAGAACCTCCTTTAGCTTTAGTTACAACCTTTCGCCGCTTAGTGACGGAGCACATGAGTCACGAATGACTTTTGGATCGAGATTGTCACAAGTAGAGGTCAAACTTTTCTTGAATCTGTTGATATTTGGGTGGGTTTTTGGTGCCAACCTCTCTCTAGAATGGGCTGTATAACGAAGTCCACGGGATTCACATCTGGGGAGGAAGGGGACCACATATCTAAAGGTCGTCCAAGTTCCTCCAGGATTGAACCTTTGGTGGTTGTATGTGAAGGTGCTCCATCCTGTTGGAAGATATAGGATGGCTCCCACGTATACTGGTCCATCCATGGCTTTGCATTGAACTTCAATACGTCCAATTTAATGTCCTGGATTACTGTTACGCCCTCTCGGATGAAAATGAGGGGGTCTTCTTCCATCAGGATGTCATTCCCGCCCAAAACATAACCTCAGCTGGTTTTTGTCGTCTAAAGTTTGTTCGCTCATTAACAGGTACATCTTTAATGTTTTGAGCTAAAATGCAATCATTTTGGCTGTTGTAGGCAACTTTACCGACGAAAATCATCTCGTCCGTCCAAATGACAATGGGACGCGTGACAGAGAAGAGGGCACTGAGAATTTTTCTGGATCGTTCAAGCCTCTCGTTCTTGGATGTGGCACTGATAAGCTGTCTTTTCTGGAGGTGGTAGAAACCATCGTACGGTTATCCTGAACGATTTTTGCCCTGGTGGCTTTGATAAGCCTCGGTGACCATATTGACTATGGTTGTCCGGTTTTAGATCTATTTTCGAGGTCATTCGTCTCCTCAGATCTTTTAATCGTACGATGAACAAGGTTGGTCATTGACTATTCCCGGAAATCCCTCCCACCCGGAAATTCCGGAAATCCCCTCTCGGGAATATCGAGGCCAATTTTTCGGATATCCGGGATTTCCAaattttttgagaaatttctGTTTTGAGCAAATGCTTTAGAATCAGATATCTTGTGCAATATTTATCACAGTAGAACTTCTTTACTTTTGCGTTCATTTCAGACCTCTTTAACATACTCCTTGCCTAAAAACTAGATCAGACGCGTGTTTGTTAAAGCCCGTACccgctcgtacctctgagttaggGACTTGGACGTTAACTGGTATGAAAAACCACATGCCAAAGTGGTGCACGGATGCTGATTCTGGATAACGGCCAAGTCTCAAGCTCAGTTGTACAAGCCTGAAAAACCAGGCCTTTGGACGGCATGACAGACCTGAAGGAGAAAGTTACCAACCAATGATATATCAATCTATCCCTTCCTTCTCTCAAGAGAGGGTATGAAAAAGGAGTGGCAAAGAAAAATCCGTGGTTTTTACGGTCCAAGACAGAAAAAGTTAAGATGTTTGTAATAGATAGGTAAGTAATGAACTGATGTCAAGATTTCAGCAACAAAATCATTGGACAATTTCGAACAAAAAGATTCATTAGAGAACAGGTTTTCTCGGGAAATCCCGGAAGACCCGCCTGGAAATCCCCCGGGACGGGATTTCAGTTACACTGGTGGAATTTGCCCAACCCTAACGATTAGCCGTGGTTGAATTGACCCTCATGCTTTGGAGCTCTCGGGCTATCTGGCGAATATTCAGTCCAGTTGATAAAGCCGAATAAATGCTGACCGGGTCGACATTTCTTTTCCGGGCTGATTACACATTGGTCTGGCAAAAATATGGTCGTTTTGACACATCAAGCCAAGTGGTCGGGGAGTCACAagaacataactttgaattaGTGCGAAGTTCAAATCATGAGATACGAAGGAATCTAATAGGTGTTCTGGTTGATTTGAAACACACTTTAGACATACACATCCAAACCAGCAATTATATCTCTATTGTCACTATATTGAGTTTTCTTCCAAGGTTATGCTCAatttaaaactttttcccCTCTCATTGATTGACACAATGGACTCGGCACCGAGTCGGTAGTTTTTTGGTGACCCACTTTTATGGCATGGTTAACGAGCTTTATTGCGCATTTCAGCAATTATTTGATCTCGGGGACTCCATTCGCCCTTGTTTTGGTGTGTTTGTTTTGCGATGAATTAACATCAGGTTCGTCACAAAGTTTTAATTTGCGGTGGTGTGGGTGCAAATAGTCTATGCAAAGTCGATAAGATTGAGGAAATGAACAACACATCCAGAACaactaaaaaaatgaaatgtgcaTTCCATAAGGCTCATATCATTTGCGACAATGAAATGTCTACAGGTGTCAAGTCCAATTTTGTCCAGTTGAGAGACATACCgtttcaagtttttgatggAGGCATCAAACTCTCTCGTTGCCCCGTTACTCTCGTTGTCTCTCACTGCAATTGACactaaaccctgggttgggacaaaactcatggatgctttaGGTTGTTGagctacatcttgaatatgcttcacccatttggtctccaatgagttcagcaggtttgcaaaagttcgaacaagtccagagatgtttcaccaggaacatcacaggaatgagagagctctcgcttgggagaggctaaaaaagttgggactgtacagcgttcagagaaggtacgaaaggtatcttgtactgtacgtcttcaaaagcatccatgagttttgtcccaacccaggatttagggtagAGGCCTAAGTAGAGGCTTactgtgcgttttgagagcaccttcaagccctggctagttcgaacaatgaagtccacctctcttctttctcgggctccttcattgtttaatttgcttccctctaatattcgtaaggaatacgtaggccttgtcgatccggtagcatctttcaagtcagactttgacaaatttttagatagcattccacatccactctacattcaaggactagctcggtctgccaactcaaattcgttggtagaccaattacacatataaagattgaaaggttataaatggacgaaatgtaacctttcatttcagagtCAAGTCCAGCAACGCACTTgagtcaggtcaagcaaaagaCTCGCCTtgcaaaattcaatgaaaaaagcatTTAATGTTTTCATGAGttgagtcctttctaaaagacaaAATCGAGTGAAAACccgaacaaagaaaaagaaaggcaaTCATAGGATGAAGGCTAATTACCATCGTCGGAGTATACGTACTTTACTTATTGTAGATTCGTTTAAGCTTTGATTTCCTCAATCAAATTAAATATTTGGCAAAATCatacaatttttttaaaactgtGAAAGCTTCAAGCCACAGAATAAACTTTCTTTAGAACAGAATATCGCAGGATTGACCACAAGTTAGAGGCATCATACACTGTGGTATTCgaataaaaatgtcatttaaGGGGGAAAATTGACCCCAAATACCTCCACTCCAATTGAATATACACCCACCACAGTTGCAATTATGCACTTTCTAGcccaaaaacacaatcatgCTTGTCTCCCTACTTGCTGCaataatttttttccaagcccTTGAATGTTGCATCATCTTATCCCCTAAAAGTCTCACCAGTGGGTTCCAATTGCTCACATTCTTGTCCGTTGCCTTTGAAGCCTGGTAAACATTGGCATTCAGGTTCATCTCGTCCATTGAAGAGATAAAAGCAATCGGCATATCGATTGCATTGAATGGTTCCACATTCGAACCCTTGTCCCGGTGCTATAATAAAAGGACAATGGTGCAGGATGTAAAGAATCAAATTGACCTGAAGATCATCTTACCCAAAGAAATAGTGGGATCCCTGGGTAGAACGTTAGTTTCAGTTGACGCAATTTTACTTCCAACGATCCGAATAGTCTCATCCTTGATGACCACAGCTTCTGATGGAATTTGGAACTGAGCTATTCCTTTGTATTGCTCCACTAGATTATTCACAGCTAGGACCGATCGGACTGTGATTGTTGCAGATTCCTGTTGAGCCAAATTCATCTTGCAGGTGAAAGAAATCATTCCGGGCCCTTTTAATTTTGACATTGGCGTCTCGTCTTCGCCATTACCAGGATCTTTagcttcattttcaacccCGCTGTCTTTACTTTGAGTGGTTTCAGAGACACCAGCACCGACATCTGACGGAGTTTCAGTCACTTGCTGGGATTCAGGGGTAACCGGGGGTGGTCGAACAGTGTTGTATGACTCGAAATTGCTGTAATCATACTCGGGCAATGGTTCGCTCTCCAATGGAAATCCATATTCGGGAAATTTGATGCCATTCTGTTCCATGTATTCCATTTCAGTTTCCATATCATAATCCACATCTTCTGAGTACATCGTGTCTGATTTGGGAAGATCCTGAATTTCGAGAAAATCTTCCTCCCCTTGACGTTTCACCCGTGATGCACTCAGATAAGACGGATCTATGTGGCAATCATCTAGATAATCTCCCATGGGTCCACTATATTTGACTTGAGGTTTCACACTCAGAACGGTTATGGGCTGGTCTTGCGAATCCTTAAAGTAAGATACTGGTAACTCTCTCCTCCAAACCGTCATGAACATTTGTATGAAACTAACCTTCAAAGGCCATTTTACTTCCACTTCAAGACCACCCACGGTATGTGGTCCAAGATTTGAAACTTGGTAGAAGTGATTCACTTCGATGTTGCGGGGATCATTCTCATCTGGATTCGCGTTGTCGAAAAGCAACTCCTCAGGTTGAGCAAATCCGCTAATCCTAATCTCCGAAGGGACGATTTTGCAGACCTCACCATCGCCCGTGAAGCCTGAGATGCATTGGCAAGATGGTTGGCCGTATCGATCAACGACACACTCGGAGTTATCATTGCAGTCCAACTGGTTGCACGAGACATCCTCTATTGGAACATATGATCTATGCAATATCTGGACCTTCAATGGATATCAATGAGACCTACCAACACAATTGACGCCATTGCCAATGTATCCAGCCCTGCAAGCGCATTGAAAGCTGCCTTGCTGGTTGTAACAATCGGCATCGGGTGAACAGTTATTGGACCCCGCTGCACATTCGTCCACATCACGACAACCTTTGTTTCCATCGCCGTAATCGTACTCTTGAAAGCCTGCGTTGCATACGCAACGAGCCTCACCCTCGCTAGAGGTGCAATAGCTGTCCACTCCACAGGAGATCCCGCGACAAGGATCCTCATCGCTTCCTAACGGCACCATTTGACTGGTCATAGCATATCGTACAAcctagaagaaaaaagcttgaatttcgtccatcatttgtttttacaTGTAAACAAGTACTTGGCTTACCTCCTCAGCACCATCATACACGATGTAGTTCCTGGAAGACTTGAACCTGCTGGTACGAGTTTGGGGGTCATTGGGTTCGGCTTTGCAACCGTCATAATCGATCCGATGCTGGACTTCAAAGTTGACTAAGTTGCCGGTATCACCAATTTTAAATGATCTTTGAGCATTAGCAATAATAACACCGGGCTGAATCTTGGAGAATTCCTCCGAATAGTCTTCTAATTGAATTTCGGCTGTTGGGGGATTGATAGGCGGTAAGGTCCCATCCACAGAACCCTCCACTTTTAAATAATCAAAGGCGTCCAAGCCAAGAAATCTTAGATTTATGGTTACGCTATGCCTCGTATCTGGAAATGTGACTGTGCCGGTGTAGTTGAAGATCCCACCAGTAATGTCGAAACCATTTTGGGCCCCTTGCATGGGCTGAGCGAATAGCCAGCCAATGGGTCCACCCATGATTGTCAATCCCCTCATTTCTGGCCCAATTCGGCTAGGAACTCTGGATATAGCCGTATAGGTCCGTCCATCATCTGTTACCACATAACAGTGGAGATCCTCATCCTGGAACGTGATTGAGTTCACATTTCCCGACATACGCCCGTTCACTCTTTGGGCTAATCCTTTAGGGAGACATGTGCGTCCGTTTCCAAACCAATTTTCCCCACACTGGCAACAAAAACCACGAGTGTGGTCAATGCAAGATCCTTGGGAGTGGCACATCGTTGATCCCATGGAACATGATTGAGCCGTCTCTGGATTGAACTCTGTAAAAAGACTGAGTTaatagtttgaatttccctcgCCATAAAGCGTCTGATAACAGCTCACGATTGTTCGTTGTCATTGGTGGCTCTTTGATTGGCTCAGATTCATCTAATGGGCCTACTTTGTATAACCAGACACCGGCTTCATTTGCATTAGACCATCTGAAACGAACGATTCAGATTAtgtattcaaatttccaattggCTGCCTCCATCCAATAGCAGCTTTTACAGAATAGGATTGGAATTGTATAAATTTCGCTTTTCGAACTAGAATGCATACTTGTCCAAGTGGCGAATTTGATCCGTGCCTGATGCCCGGAGAAGGTGATGTCGACCCTCGCCCGATATGATGCCGGCTTGTCCACGGGCATCCGGCATGTTCTTATTCTTGCCTTCCGCTTTGATCCATTGAATCCCACCCTCGGGATAGAGCATCAGCACATAGGTATCCATCTCATTGGAAGCCACCACGATTTGGAACGTGTTCTTCTGAAATGAGCGTTGCCATATTTTTCGTCAGTGCCTGTTCATTGTCGCCATGGCATTTTTGTCCAATCATGCCTGGCCACAAAAACAGGAACGAAgtgctggctggctggctaaGAGGTGAGGCAGGGAATTATTTCCTTTTAACACCGAGCATAAAAACGAGCGAGGGAAACTGTCCAATAAATGGCATTATTGACCCTCAACACAAGGAATTACTCATTACAATATGGAATGGGCCATATCCAGTCAAAATGGGTCATTTCCACCGGCCACGCTACCTTTCGTTTATCCATAACTCGGGGAAAGTAGTAGTAAATCAAAGTATGGGCTAATTAAATCGAAATATTGGTCGTAATGCAGCTTTACGGCTCGTAACCCAGAAAACCGTCCTTCATTTCATCATGAAATGGCCGTTAAGGCTCGATTATTGGATATGAAATGGCCCTAACCAAATGAATTCGCAGGAGTAACGGTCAATTCCGAGGAATTGTGACGCATTGGAATCGATAAACGACACACACTGtccaaaaaaattgccaaaccTTCAACTCATGATTAACAACCATGATATCACGTGTATACCTTCCAACTTGCTCTCTCGTAATAACCAACTCGATCCCACGTGGCAATGATGAGCTCTTCGGGTTGGAACGAAGCTTGGAATTGGGACTCAATACGGGATTGGGCACGACCCAGTAAAGTAGAATCGCTGGTGATTCGGAACCAGACTGAGCCAGATTCACGGCAATCCACATCCGAATACAGACCCGCAATCAACGGGTAGTCCAGTGGGAATTGTACATTGAAGTAACTCGGAATTTCGGCCAGGAAGGACAAAAGTCCATTTTCGTTCACCTGGAAGGAATGGGGAACAAGTAACATCCtgtggtttttgtttttcgCATAATCTTGTATCTCATGTCTAGTATCGATTGAGGAATCATGAAAACTAGGATGAAATCTTagaatttggaaaaagtggGCAAATTTGCACAAAGCTACGATACAACCGCGATTATGCTCCTCCCCCGTGGATTGAACTGTTAAAGAGCTATTTTAATCTAACGACTGCTCCAACATGGATTCGTTTAAGATAAGTCAAAATTCCCTTGTGTCTTCTGAAGATCCAAAGATACCAATTCTAGCTGCTACATTCACTCGACAACTTCTATAACAATTGTCATATCTAAACAGAAAACCTTTACGATATCAATTACTTTTGTCAGCCATTGTGGTACAATTACTTACTTAACTAAGTAGTATGACATCAATGAAACCGTATACACCTAATCACTTTAATTGCCTATGAGGAATCTAATCAGGGTAAAATACGAAATGCATGAAACTCTACCTAGATTCAGATCATACACGTGGCTATTTTTGATGCACACACGAAACGATGTAAATTGAGTTTGAACCTATTTTCCTACCTGAAAGTGTGTCTCAATTAATTGCCTTATTTGGTATATAATCCAATGGAACAGAATTTTTTCATTGGGCTCATTTTGATTGGACGCAATAATAGATTTGGCTCTTTATAGATAGAGGTACTATCATTTTGAATAGCTTACGAAAACAGTTCGATAACGACGGTTGAAGAACTTGGCCTCGACCCCGAGGTCAATTTCTTGGCTGCTCGAATCTTCTGCATTGGAATTCAATTGATTGTCTCCAGCTGGAGCTCCATAGGGGAAGATATCAGAGTTACTGATCCCTCGGGTGAACCCGAATAAGAACAACCCGACCAATAGTGATTTTAGGACCATCTTCACTAATCTCTTAACACATGATATGCTAATGAAATAGATGGGAAATCgctgtattttttttcttgtactCGTACACTGCTCACTATAAGAGTCACTGTTTGGGGCTCTCCCAAGGGAACTGAGATCAGATGAGATGATGAGCGCTCAGTGTGAGCTCGAGAAATAAGAAAGACCGCGAGGATTCTCTTGCATAAACAACGCTAAGtgctttttcaatgtgaacaaactacttttttcttttgtaagaGAGTCTGTCTGTTCATCGAGATTTATCAAGGAGATGCTAAACCGGGCAGTATGGACGACTCTCGACCTGGAGCAATTGCTCGATCGTGTGTTTCAATACATGGTGGCAGATTTCAATCAAGGGGCAAAAGACAGCCATAACCTTGAAAAAACGTTGGGCCTAAGGTGAGTCTATCAATATTTCCAAAAACTGCATGTGCCTTTCTGGGCGTCCCCAAACTTTTTGCCTTagaattttgataaaatagaCATCAAGGGTTCCTCTGTTTCTTAGTTGTCTACTTTTGCATCGGCCTTGTTATTGGATCACAGCACTGATGTCCCTTAGCATTCTTGGAGTCAAGTTGTTCGGATATACCAATAACTCTCCCCAAACAATGTCTTCTTTAGTTTGCTTTTTAGTTCTGAAGTATCAGCTGAAAGCAATCCATTATCCATGTAAGCGAGTTTCAAGGATGGACCGCATACTTTTGATTATATCTAAATTTAGAGCATTGCCTTGCCATTCTCCTCTAGGGGATATCCTGAAACAAAGTGTTTGTGACATCATGATTGAGGTTCTTAAAGAAGAAATCAGAAGCATTAAGTTGATGCTTATTTTATTTACGGTCCAATTTTAAAAATAGCCGTGCATGAAACACTTTGGGGACCAAATAAACAACTTCtgaccaaaatttcaaaaagtttgccTTTGACTTTATGCCGCACAAAAGTGATGAAACtgatcaaaaaaaagaagcacaGCTGAAAAACGCTCATGCTTTTAACAGCCAGAGGTTTTGTCTTGTCTTGTACTTTGAGTTACATGTGTTTTACTAATCAAAGTGATCCGTTCGTgcattcaaaaccaaatgcgatgctttttttgcattcattttgagTCCATTAATGTTTCGATCGCTCCAGACTAAAGACATCCCGTCTTGTCCAGAATCGAGAAATTGCATTCGCCCACACCTCGGTGAGTTTTCTCTCCAAACAGAATGAATTGTCAAGCCTGGGATGCGAAATAACGTCCTAGATAAACAGGTACACCGacttcaaaagaagaaaactagACAGACAAAGAGACGATTGTATTTTATTTTCGTTCTCATATTCGGGTTTCATCATGAACTCAAGTTCAACTCGGGGTCAGCAAGGATTTTTAGCACAGAAACCAGTTTCAAGgtttttgcatcttttcatAACTCCCTCTTAATCGTTCCGATTTTCAAAACCGGGTGGAGACACAGTTGTTTGTCCTTCATGTCAAGTGATAAAATAAAGTTCTGTTCGGAGAACACACTAAATCATCTCATTCACAACCTCGCAGCAATCTCACTCAAAATTGCGATCATGAGTGAGCCAAACTCTCGCAACCTAGGTTTAGTTCAAGCCTTGTGAAGCCAGCGTCCAAACAACCGATCCAACACATGGGTAATGTTCACGAACGAAATCCCCAAGAGCAAACCGGTATAACCTCCGATTTCTGCCACCATTGATATTATGGTATAGTCCAGGACCATTCGTTTGATTTTGGTGGTGGATTTCAGGTACATCTTCATTTGCGCCAGACCATCGTCGGTGACGCCACTGACGGGAAGGCCTGAGAAGACTTCCATGGTTGAACAGGGACGATCGCAGAGTTGTTTTTGGCCATTGGAGGTAAAAAAGTCGTAATCCTTGAAGGCTGCCTCTCGCAATTCAATGTTGGTGGGGTTGCAAATTGTGCTGCCACTTTTAGACGGTAAGTAAGGCAGAGAACATCCGTGTCTCGTTACAAGTTTGCCCACCACCTCTTGGGACATGCAATTGTCGAAGGCATAATCCATTTCGGTGGCGCAAGGAATCTCGGACTCCTCTCCCAAAGTGTTGACGGTTATCTCGTAGGTGATGTCGATAAAAAGAGATTTCCCAAGGATGCTGTGCATCtgaaataatggaaaataattttggttATGGTGAGTGACATTGGTTGGAAAAAATTAGGTTTAGTTTAGCAATATCCTGGCTCATAAATTAGCCGTCAATCGAGGGATACCTTAGTTTTGGAATTGAAGTCGTTGAACTGACCGGGGTGATGCAGAAATACGAAGATGTTAATTTTTGACTCCACTTGAACTTGGGTGACCTCCATCTGTGCAATATCCGGTTGCAACGACATTGTGTAGCATTTACCATAGAGCTGATGGTAATTGGTGTCCCATGCGGCAATTTCATTATCCCACTCCTCAAACTTGAAGGGAACTGCTACCTCGGTCCATGATTGATTGGAAGTCTTCAGCTTGATCTCCATTAAGATCTCCTCCAAAGTGTATGTAGCTTCGTTGAAAATGTCCTCGTGGGACTTATTCTCCGGATTGATCGTCGGCGTGTAAATCCCTTTTTGGTAATTTTTTTCGGTAATTCCATAGTTGTCAAGAACATCATTCTTGTAGGCTGCTTCAAA
This window harbors:
- the LOC131890910 gene encoding uncharacterized protein LOC131890910, whose translation is MDQHYRQKLFSTRAKLSSAEEDLLSTKDTPKMRKIEICNKRNLVLTIKVAIVITCTVLLFVQSEKCFKRYFQYDTTATLSVKPTGEATFLAFSICPAFEAAYKNDVLDNYGITEKNYQKGIYTPTINPENKSHEDIFNEATYTLEEILMEIKLKTSNQSWTEVAVPFKFEEWDNEIAAWDTNYHQLYGKCYTMSLQPDIAQMEVTQVQVESKINIFVFLHHPGQFNDFNSKTKMHSILGKSLFIDITYEITVNTLGEESEIPCATEMDYAFDNCMSQEVVGKLVTRHGCSLPYLPSKSGSTICNPTNIELREAAFKDYDFFTSNGQKQLCDRPCSTMEVFSGLPVSGVTDDGLAQMKMYLKSTTKIKRMVLDYTIISMVAEIGGYTGLLLGISFVNITHVLDRLFGRWLHKA
- the LOC131890453 gene encoding nidogen-like → MVLKSLLVGLFLFGFTRGISNSDIFPYGAPAGDNQLNSNAEDSSSQEIDLGVEAKFFNRRYRTVFVNENGLLSFLAEIPSYFNVQFPLDYPLIAGLYSDVDCRESGSVWFRITSDSTLLGRAQSRIESQFQASFQPEELIIATWDRVGYYERASWKKNTFQIVVASNEMDTYVLMLYPEGGIQWIKAEGKNKNMPDARGQAGIISGEGRHHLLRASGTDQIRHLDKWSNANEAGVWLYKVGPLDESEPIKEPPMTTNNQFNPETAQSCSMGSTMCHSQGSCIDHTRGFCCQCGENWFGNGRTCLPKGLAQRVNGRMSGNVNSITFQDEDLHCYVVTDDGRTYTAISRVPSRIGPEMRGLTIMGGPIGWLFAQPMQGAQNGFDITGGIFNYTGTVTFPDTRHSVTINLRFLGLDAFDYLKVEGSVDGTLPPINPPTAEIQLEDYSEEFSKIQPGVIIANAQRSFKIGDTGNLVNFEVQHRIDYDGCKAEPNDPQTRTSRFKSSRNYIVYDGAEEVVRYAMTSQMVPLGSDEDPCRGISCGVDSYCTSSEGEARCVCNAGFQEYDYGDGNKGCRDVDECAAGSNNCSPDADCYNQQGSFQCACRAGYIGNGVNCVEDVSCNQLDCNDNSECVVDRYGQPSCQCISGFTGDGEVCKIVPSEIRISGFAQPEELLFDNANPDENDPRNIEVNHFYQVSNLGPHTVGGLEVEVKWPLKDSQDQPITVLSVKPQVKYSGPMGDYLDDCHIDPSYLSASRVKRQGEEDFLEIQDLPKSDTMYSEDVDYDMETEMEYMEQNGIKFPEYGFPLESEPLPEYDYSNFESYNTVRPPPVTPESQQVTETPSDVGAGVSETTQSKDSGVENEAKDPGNGEDETPMSKLKGPGMISFTCKMNLAQQESATITVRSVLAVNNLVEQYKGIAQFQIPSEAVVIKDETIRIVGSKIASTETNVLPRDPTISLAPGQGFECGTIQCNRYADCFYLFNGRDEPECQCLPGFKGNGQECEQLEPTEVDCRQAQNCHADAMCAFDGQHGTFQCKCKSGFEGDGLSCYLKEETCLTLDNCSPYADCLGDYSGRFSCECQQGYRGDGFSCYPEPSATSQNNPSGVSKERNSSLNPSQNQLDRGQAQSPQEVVPNCYRGSCACPPGYTYDGDRCLEKSTENVPKEVGFEENSPDLCSSNEECDANASCQYNEGETRYQCVCNQFYFGNGFSCQIGPDADCNIKKDCGYQAQCVRNQDGDYSCECDKGFKGDGYFCKKDVIGCNIINNCGKYADCLFDFDEGGYRCKCDQNRGFEGDGYVCKSTQSCQENPSICDVNAMCVPDERSGGVKCQCREFYEGDGFICQAIPAQDQGYMIASQGLALMKIPFSAKLTNPGVPIMFKTSQTATGLQVDCQEEKIYWTDTTGRAIFSSNYDGSQTEPFLNAAMGFPEGIALDVDARNVYWVDSGKRTIEVARMDSKARAVIVEDNMWNPRGITLFAPMGRMFWSDWDVRKPRIESANLDGSDRIVLVDNMIGMPNSLAVDSVRYQLCWTDGGSPLRFDRAEVPPKIECMDMYGSSNRRPVIVLKDSFPYGLALTNDYVYWTDWKNPQIHGAHRESGERIPSLPHVLGMMGRPFGLVVVPQTCPTGNNNPCSENSCQYNQICLPDGRGGSKCQCDDNDPNCTSS